The sequence aaatagGTACAGGCTATGAAGAAGCTAACAAGAATACAAAGAGATGTCCAAAATTATTAGTAATGACAGACATGCAAGTTAGGTACGAACATATCACTGCACACTTACTAGACTGGCAACAAGTAGAAAGTTGGAAAATGCTGAGTATTGGTAGGGCTTTGGGGGCACAGGGATTCCTCTGCTTTGCTGCTGGGAATATTGTGAAGGAGTTCAGGACAGGGCCCccagaatgtgccactttggcatgtgggttattttgagctgaaggcacttgAGAACCTGcaggctcaagagaaacttttacCCCTCCCTTAACCacacagaagaatctaaattaGGGGTCTTTCCCAAAATAAGGGTTATaaacagagataaattttatctgaatggCCCATCTTTTTGgtagggcaaacatctaattaccaaacatctgctcttcTTATCACCCTGTGAAGTATATTCCTTTTGTccgaagtcccagacccctactcCCCTTTTCTTCATTCAGAATGACATATacacctcattttgcctgaccaTCTTTGGAATTTCCTCCAATGTACACTGttatatttgattttctcctcttaatctgactcatgtcaatttaattcttggtccagctagaaggacctgtGAGGGGACAAGAATTCTTGCTTCCGAACAGTGGTCTAGCATAGCCATTCCAGAGAACAATTGTACCCTTGTCTCAGCAATCCTGCCCTGGGATACATCCTAAGGAGATTCTCATTCAGTCCATGAGGGGACATGTATTCGTGTAAGCATTTTTTGTGGTGATGAAAAGTGAGGGGATAAGGTGGGTGTCTCCACTGGGAGAGTGGATGTAAAACCAGCTGTATATGCATGAAGTATATGATATGCAGCAATCAGAAGCTGCTGACTAGATATTCACATAGGAAGCTGGATGGTTCTTAATAAAATAATGCTGAGGGGAAACAGAGTGAGATATAAATTGAAAATAGgtgaaaacacaaatatacattttgttaagaacaaatacaaaataggggcgcctgggtggcgcagtcggttgagcgtcagacttcagccaggtcacgatctcgcggtccgtgagttcgagccccgcgtcaggctctgggctgatggctcggagcctggagcctgtttccgattctgtgtctccctctctctctgcccctcccccgttcatgctctgtctctctctgtcccaaaaataaataaaaaacgttgaaaaaaaaaaaaaaaaaagaacaaatacaaaatagataaacactaAACAGAATGGTCGCCATACAAGCAGGGAGGAAAATGGGAGTGGGGTAGGTGgatttaaaacaatagaaaagttaaagaactttttaaaaaggaataaagaattttTGAAAGGTACTCCTAGTGATCTTGAAACTTGAGTTGGAGCACATGACAGCGATGAGGAAAACTAAACTTCCATATGGTAACTTTTGTTTTCCCAACTTCTACAGGGTGGAGGCTTTGAGAGAAGCGGCAACTGCTGtggagcaagagaaagaaatcctcCTGGAGATGATCCACAGCATCCAGAATAGCCAGGACATGAGGCAGATCAGCGATGGTGAGAGCATTTCCATGGAAGGGAGCTCATCTTTTCCACTCCGTGAAGGGATTTGGGATACACATGGGTCCATGTTCGCTTGACTTGAGGAATGAGCACGCCTGGCTTTGGCATCTCCCGTGAGCAGCAGACAGCAGCTGCAGCTGTCAGTCTATTACAACAAGAGCCACGTACCCAGAGGTCACCCTTCTGGCCCACCCCCTACCTCAGGGACATGATCGGAAATGGTAGAAAAGGCCTCTAAGGTCCAGAAGAGGTAGCCCCGAGCAGTAGGGCTGTGGCTTTGACCTCAGGCTCACACTTCTAACTTCAGCTCCTCAGAAGTTATTGGACCATAGAAGTATAAAAGcagagaagacaaaaaaggagGGGTTGAGGTGTAACttaaagagaggaaggagagaaaatgcagGGGAAATAAATTATGGACCCGATAAAACCCCATTAATGTAAAAATGTGCTATTGTTTCCATACGAAAAGCATGACTGCCCATGGAGAAACAGGGTACTTGTAATTTCCTTTCACTAGCAGTGGTCTTCCTAATTTGGTTGCCCTGGTGCTTCCCGGGACAAGCTAATAGGCCAGCAGCTGGTGCCATGAATGTGCCATCTAACTCCAGGCCCTGAAATGTTAGACATGCACAGCGGGATTAAGACCTAGCCAGTCTTTTCCCCATCCTGGCCAAAGATCTATGAATTAGGAAGGAAGTCACAGAACAGAACACACAAAAGATTGCTgactttttcatataaataatgaaatgttgaCCCAgcgcccctctccccaccattGCCTCTCTGTGCTGGTCAAGACTTATACTACTGGCCTGCTTAAATTTGCCTGGAGAAGATGAAGCCAGTGTCTCATTCTGAGGCCAGCTTTTTCTCCACTACTGTGGCTAAGTTTTTGTCAGCCAAAATTGGGTCATTGTATTCTGATACACGTGCAGACTATGTCATCCGAAAGTATACCTCTTGGCATGAGAATTATTTCAAGCTGATTATTTCTGAGAAActgcagacacaggagaagctctgaaaacagagTAGAAGTCATTCTTTTGTAAGGGAAGTTTAAATTTACAAAGGAAAGTTCCATTTGTAAAGAACTCTGTGTACCAGAAAGAAGGATGACTGGAAGTCACAAGAAACTCTTATCTATGCAGAAAGCACCTACTACATCTGCAAAACACCCTTAGCCTGGTTTATCCTGCTTTTCCTAGTAACCTCCCTAAGGAGGGGAAGACCTCCCTCAACATCTTAGTCCTTAGCCGAAGATGGTTTTTAAGGTGGTGGCTCAGGCCATCTCAGGGAGTTAGACCATCTCCGTTTCCCTGGCAATCTCTTATGTATATTTGAAGTATACATATTAataaatttctgggttttttttcttgtgaatctgtcttttattacaacGTTTCTCAGTCAAGAGCTCAGAAAGGTACagggaaaattctttttcttcccctatgTGCACATCCGTATGGAGAGATCCACCATATCTGATCTCTTGTCTACCCAGCACAAAGCCCTGGTTATGTTCACTATTCACTCTGTGTTAAGACTTGATCTCCATCCCAGTTACAAATGCATGCCCGCCCAAACTTTTTCAAACATGACCACTTGAGAAGTCATCTGGTATCCCACGTATAAAGACTTTCAGGGAAAGGTATTCTGCAACCTCTCTTTGTAATACACATAGTTAATCTTATGTGCTATAGTTTTAACTTTTACTCTAAAAATTTCATAGCAGAGGCACTACAGAAAATAGTTTTAGCCACAAAAGAATGCCTTTGTGTTCTCAACATTGATAAATTTATATCTCATATTGATTGATACTTTAAACTTTCTATGtttaggagaaagagaagaattaaatCTGACAGCAAACCGTTTGATGGGAAGAACGCTCACCGTTGAAGTTTCAGTAGAAACTATTAGAAATCCCCAGCAGCAAGAATCCTTAAAGCATGCCACCAGGATTATTGATGAGGTGGTCAGTAAGTTTCTGGATGATTTGGGAAACGCCAAGAGTCACTTGATGTCACTGTACAGTGCTTGTTCATCTGAGGTGCCATCTGGGCCTGTTGACCAGAAGTTTCAGTCCATAGTGATTGGCTGTGCTCTTGAAGatcagaagaaaattaagagaagatTAGAGACTCTGCTTAGAAATATTGAAAACTCTGACAAGGCCATCAAGCTGTTAGAGCATTCTAAAGGAGCTGGTTCCAAAACTCTGCAACAAAATGCTGAAGGCAAATTTAATTAGTTTTGAAACAGAAgagcacttaaaaataatgacgtaaaaatgattaaatactaGTTCTTTATGTTAGGCATAACATTTGATACTGAttatttcagatgaggaaaatatCCCAGTGTCATCAGTTTTGTGATTAACATAATTAAACCTAGaagtattttaattatctttctagaaatttttagATTGAATTCTTGTCTTGTATTAGGATCTAGcacctaatatatatattttttactattcTGTGGTTGAATACTTAGTATATAGGAGAGAGTTAGTGCTCAGCCTAGGGCAaaagcattattttctttcctgggcTTTATCTGACATGGAGATACTTGGGCACATGGGGCATTTGGTTGACTAGAAATTCTTTACTtaatcagcacacacacacactacacatcTACTGTTAACTAAGAAGTGTGCTTAAAAGGGATCCCAAAATAAGAAGCTTTCCCTCCATCTTTTTCATAAAGCACCTTTTTTGGACATCTGAATCAATTTTGACTTAAGATTTATGCATCtgataatatgaatatattcctTCCTGTGTGTGAAAACATGGCATAAAGTGTGAGAGAATTCGCCTGATTTTACCACTGTGAACAACTATATGTCCACTTCATCTTTTTCCAAATGCATCATTTCTCTCAATTTGTACTCATTATTGAAATGCGGTATTGTaacttgcctttttttaaaaaaaatgctgctataaagtCTGCTAATTGTCAACTTTAAAACCTCTATTCCATATAGTTGTATAATTTACTTAGCCATTCCCCTAACtaggcatttaggttgtttccaggttgTTTCTTATTCCTGCAACATGTTTATATACAGagagctttttccttttttctttgtttttgattttctttgtataaGTTGCCAGCAGTGGGATTTACCAGGTCAAAGGGTATATACATTTTCACGACCTgacatatttccaaattttttggTATAAGAGTTACATCAATTTATACTGTCTTCAGTAATTAAAATGTAGCTATTTCACTAAAAGCTTCCGAGAATCGAGCATTGTTTTTTCTAACATTAGACATTAGACTAAATACCTGAAtttagtttgcattttgtttaCTAACAAGGTTGACCTGTATATTGATTATTCTTTTATGTGTGATAAATGAAACAACCGTAGAACACTTTCATTTGTTAGAAGTAACTAGTGCTGTGGATACACAAAAACCTCGACTTCCCCTCAAATACTACTTCAAAATGAATACATCAAACCCAATTTTCATGAGAATGTAGGTATTCTTTCAcactgggggagaaagagagtcagGATCCAGAttagctttatatatttatagcttGCGATGCAAACAATATTGAGCTTCATTTTCTGGGCAAAAATGTCAAATTAGCCTCTCTTCATAAAAAGCAATTACAATCTGAGAACATTATGGTTTTGATTGCCATTGCTAAGTTGGCCTCAtttaaatctttccatttcatGGGGAACATTAATTCTCATTGATAACTGTGGTCAAAGCCGCTTGATTTTGTCATTTGACTCTCATTTGCTGTCATCAGGTTCACTGTCAGATAAAGATGTTCTTTTTGTGCCATCTTTACCagctttttgaaaattaagaaacaagaatCAAGTTTTCTTCCAGTTCTCAAGGACTGTCAGCATCTTTGAATCCCTTCCACCCTGGGAGATACTCCCACTTCCCATTCACTCGTTCACTCCATGTTAGCCTAGGACATTTTCTACCACATGTTTGGGCCCCGCCTCCTCAACCTTTGTGCTCTTCATGttgtttctttcccatttttttgtagTGGAGATTCATTGGAGGCCAGTCCTTATCACGGACTTGAAGAGCTGTGGTCTACCATCTCCAGGCTGCCTCAGTCCCTGGCCTGCAGCACCTGTAGCCCTCTGTATCTCCAGCCTGAGCCACATTCCAGGGGCAAGGACCTCAGTGTGTtgattcttaacatttttatttattacaagaACGAGTAGAAGtgcaattcatttttaaatgatgaaactACCAAGAGTCACATTAACCTTCatctgtcctcttttttttttttattttttaatgtttatttacttttgagaaagagagacaggggagagtgtgagcaggggaggggcagagagagagggagacgcagaatccgaagcaggctccaggctccaagctgtcagcacagacgccAACACCAGGCTCAAattcacgagccgcgagatcatgacctgagctgaagtcgggcgctcaaccaactgagccacccaggcgcccctgtcatctTTTATATAGATAATAGTCTGGGGCTACAATGGAATTCAAAgtatattatttgtcttttattcatACATTCCGTAAAGCcccattccttttttgtttctttaatgtttattcattttttgagagagagacagacagagcctgagagggggaggggcagagggagagggagacacagaatccaaagtaggctccaggctctgagctgtcggcacagaccctGAAGTGGcgttcagactcatgaactgcaagatcatttcTTACCATTTACTGAATGTAGCATACAGTTTTTGGACAGCCCTGCTTCCATCCTTCATGAGACTGCTTCCCAGTAGAGTGTCCCTATTCCTACACTGGCTCTAAGAGTGCAGCTTGCAGGACCAGCCAAGGAGTTGACGGGAGAGCATTCAATGTGCATCAACTGAGGACAGAGTGATATTGCCACCCCGTGAAAAGTCTGACAAATGTAGAATTGTCCCTCCTGGCATTTAAATGTAGGAATcattgacattaaaaaataataataaaaatcctgAAAGCTTTCACAGGGATAGGACGGAGAGAGCTAACAGTAATGAATGTGAACTGGGTTTTCCAGCTGTGCTGCCCTCCCAGTACCAGTACTGCATCCACTAGGGGGCACCATTCACGCTATTCTATGGGAATGGTATCCTGTGACTAGAACATTAGCAAGTGAGGTATGATGCAGAGGGACACGACAGTGAGTACAGACATGGTCCTCTGCATTGATGCAGCTCACTCTAGCACTCCAACTCAAAATGCTTGGAATTCACTCTAAGGAGATGACCAATTAATTACAGAACTCTGCTTAAACATGTTACAGTTGGAAAGCATGAAAGAATTTAACAACCCCTGAAAGGAACAGAGTAAGGATCTGGCAAACAATTACATGCAATGATTTTTAAGTAGGAAATATCCATACATGTGTCCCTTTCAAATGACTGAgagaaattctgatacatgtgGAGGACACATATGTGATAATGCTATTTTTGAAGGCTGGATTTTGAAATTCctcaaagacaaaaatgaaagtaaaagctgagaattttagaaaaggcaaggaCAGTAGTGAAATTGAACTCGTGTGTGTCTACTCACAACAAGCAAGCAAAATGAAATGGACCTCTGTTTAGGGACATGACTACATTCTTAAGCTTTCAATCATGATCAAAGAGTAAACAACTTGAACTGGGTCACACTAATCTTTAATTACCCACCTCAAATATTGGGGGTGCCCAGCTGACCAGGCcttagagcatgcaactcttcatcttgggtttgtgagttcaagccccacgctgggtgtagagcttatgtaaaaacaataaaacaaacaaacaacaacagaaaaaaaaacattgtggCAAACATGCTTCCCATGCATGTAGTTGGCATTCAGATCACTATGGCATTCACTCACAGCTGTTTGGTGAGGGCCAATTTCAGTATCTagcccagcttttttttttttaagtttatttttcaaagagagaatacaagtgagggaggggcagagagagagagagaatgggaattgcaagtaggctctgcactgccagcacagaacccagtgtagggctcgatctcatgaaccgtgaggtcatgacttgagccaaaatcaagagtcagacacaaccggctgagccacccaggcacccctctagtccAACTTTAATATGCAACTACTTTGGGCACGATTTGTGCAGGAATTTGACAGAGGCTGTCAGAAAAGATTGAAAAACCTGGCATTGGAAAACTGACCTAGAATTTGGATCCAGAGAGTATTATAAGTACATATTCAAGTGTAATCATCAGCCTTCAGGTCTAAAGATGATACAGACCTGGGACAGAACACACATAGTGGCTTTAAGCTTTGCTGCAGGAAGACTTGAGTTCCTAACCCCAGCTcttatcagcagagagccccaagaATATCCCTGACCTCCCCAGCTGTAAAGTCAGGATGCTAATGCTCCTGTGAGTTATGAACTTTAAATGAGATGCCATATGCAAGGTGCTTAGGATGGTGGCTAACATAGAATGCACTTGCTAAATAAATTTGAATAGGGGACTCCTGactggcttagtcggtggagcatcttgatctcaggattgtgagttcaagccccatgctggatgtagagattatttatatgttttttaatgctaCAGTTATTTTGCACAGGGAAAAGTAAATTTATTATTTGAGGGTGGAGCACAAAAGCCTCAAaacaacatttctttaaaatagactttattttatttctttaaaacaaacttCATTTCTAAGACAAAATTATTTAAGCCACAGTGCTACTAAATTGCATTAAATATCCCACTATCAATAAAATCACTATGCTAAATATTGGCAGAGTATCTAAAACatgaaataggggtgcctggatggctcatttggttaagcttctgactcctgattttggttcaggtcattatctcatggtcatgagatgagCCCCGGGCTGGTGTGTGCTCTGAGcataagcctgcttgggattctctctctccttctctctcccacccccccccccatcccactcacgctctctaaaactaaataaacatttttaaaataaataattatataaatatgaaaatttttaagttcagaattttattttttttaattttctaatgtttatttttgagagagagagagagagagagagagacagagcatgagtggagggtggggagagagagagagacacagaatccaaagcagcctccaggctctgagctgtcagcacagagcccaacacagggctcgaacccactgacctcAATATCATGATCTGGGgtgaagtcagaagtttaacctcctgagccacccaggtgccccaagttgttctaaattttaaagaagttacattataggagcacctgggtggctcagtcagttaagtgtccaacttcagctcaggtcatgatctcagggctcgtgagttcaagccccatgtcacgctctgtgctgacagctcagagcctggagcctgcttcggattctgtgtctccctctctctctgcccctcccctgcttgtgctctgtctctttctgtctctcaaaaataataaacattaaaaaatatttttaaaaaaaagttacattataTCTTTTACTGCTTTGTTCCACACTGTTGATACATGTTACAcaaaattttagttttgaaattcatttattttttgattattggATTTATCtttcatgaaatttttattaagtagtatattttatttttttttaattttttttaacgtttatttatttttgagacagggagagacagagcatgaacaggggagggtcagagagagggagacacagaatctgaaacaggctccaggctctgagctgtcagcacagagcccgacgcggggctcgaactcacggaccgcgagatcatgaccagagctgaaacctgccgcttaaccgactgagccacccaggtgcccctaagtagtatattttaaattaaacaaggGCTTAACTTTAACGCCAACCCAATAGCAATACATACAGGTGGTTTTCCATTCAAATTTACAAAAGCATTAtttaatagtaacaaaaatacataaggggttcagttttccttttaatcCAAAGggtgggttgtttgtttgtttagaggaGGGGGTCATGAGTGGGGAGCGGGgcacaggaagagggagagagagaatcttaagcaggctccacacccagctcagaaCCAGAGGCAGGGATCAGTCTCACGTCCCGAGCCAAAATGAGTCAGACAatcaactgagctgcccaggcacccctaatgtttttatttttaagggacaTTTACCAACATCCTAACATAgatatttcaagagagagaagaaaaggagcaccctgtaataaaagttattacAGCCAAATAATGTAGTTACCTAGGAGTTAGGTGACTGGACATTTCAGAGTCCACTGTGGTTTTAAATACTTTCTACTAGCAAATAAAGTCACTTATATAGTAGGCTTATGTATTTTAGGGTGAAAACGTAAAGAGTTATAATGGTATACATGATATTTGTAACAGTTAAAACTGAATAAATCTACCTTTTAATTAAATGACTGCAGTGTGGGACAAATTTTCACCTCACCAgtcattttgttttcagagaaacagaTGCCCTAATGATAGAGTAATGGGAGTGCTTCAGCAAGTTACCAGCAACTATTTAAAAGGTTTGGAAAAGGATGCTaacaattaacattttatgttaaagTCACTTTAAGTTAGACACTAGGTGCTGAGGCCATTTGCTCATTCTAAGGTCTTCAGAAAATATCCCAGTCCTTAAAAGTCACAGGCACCGTGAAATATATCATTGAGAGTTCTTTCTAAGCATTGCATTCTGTGACCAGAAGCCTTTTGGGGTATAGCAATcctactaccaccaccaccttctttccttttgttaacCACGCCCTTAAGTACACCCTCAGGGCAAAATGTCCTTGATCTGCTCTAGAGATAAGACAccttttccagaacattctccTCAGAGGTGGTCCTCCTGGTAGTCCCCAGTTTATACTCCCCAGCCTCTAGGCTATAAAAACAAGTCTAACGGGAGCTGAGGTTGCAGCGATCTACTCATCTTACTGCCTTCCTGGCACCAAAGACACAGCTTCTGTCTCTACTTCCCCTTAACAGACCATTTCTCTCAAGCTGGATTTGTCCACTTTTTTCTTCAGTCTTGTGGCTCCTTTTGCTTTCGGAGTCATTTTGCATATAACTCCCTATCATGGAACACACTGACAACTTTTGAAACAACCACATAACTTCCTTCCACAGTGAAGAAAGGTATTCACCCTCTTTTTGGTAGtgctttactttatttttaaaaagcagcatgtGTGCTATCATTTGGGGCAGATAAAAGGAAATCACTTGGCCCGGTTTTTTGTTTCACTGCAGCTGACCCTTGTACAACATGGCGTAACTGGGGTGCTGGGGTGCAAGAGCACCCGGCTCCAGGGGCTCCAAACAGACCAGGATCGGCCACTCGcagctgacaaaatccaaaggcagagggATGAGAGGCGATGAAACAAGAAAGAGTTTATTTCAATGATGCCGACACGGAAGACAGCAGACTACTGTCCCAAAAAGGTCTTCAAAGTGCTGAAATACTTCGGGGtccctgggttgctcagtcaggcATCTagcacttgattttggctcatgtcatgatctcatggtttgtgagattgagccccatgttaaactttgagctgacagcacagagcctgcttggcattctctccctccctctctctgccccccctccacttgtgcacacacgcgcgcatgctcacactctctctcaaatacacttccaaaaaaaatcataaagaagagaaaatacatttacagtactgtactgtggtgtataaaaaaatgtgtataagtAGACTTGTGGATCCGTGcagttcaagagtcaactgtgtATCTGAGcctgtatttttccttcacttgaaaaaagaaagggtGTTCTGATTCTTGACTCACGGCccaaatttttagaaagaaattccTGTAACATGTAAGAACAATTCATTGTTTCTCTTCAGTTTGCTAGAAATTCTTTCAGAAGGCATCCAATTCTATTTGCTTTAGTTTTGTGCTTACTCAGCAGCCTTCTGACTTGCAAATTGGTCTCCTAAATGTACATacccacaagaaagaaaaaattcagaaaagaagaaaaatgagaaggacGGAAGCATGAAATGGAGGCTTCTGCTTTTTTAAGCAAGAGATCATGTTTTGTGAAGAAACCTTCAGGTCTGGTTATCATCCTTGGTATATATCCTACTTATGAGACTAACATTCTGCTTTATGTATATAATAAGCTTCTTGGAAGATGATTGGTTTCCCGTTCCCTAATCATCCCTTGAGTGAACTGGTAGAATACGATTCTTAAACATATAAATCTGAGGAGTAGAATCTGGACCTGCCATGTGGCCCTAAAGCAACCTAAAAGCACCCAGAGGTGTCTCTGTAATTATCACCAATTCATCATCAATGCAACACTTGTTTTGTCCTGCATtctttctgggttgtttttttttttttctgtctacatTTAAATTATGTCCCGtgagggaaaaatattttaggaggaAATTCAAAACAGACCATCATTTTTTTATAGCAGAATTTCTGAATCTCTGAAGGCTTGATAATGCCCAAATtaacctgtttatttttttaagtttatgtatttttgagagagattgagagagtgtgagcagaggaggggtaggaGAAAAGGTGAATCTCAAgccaatagcacagagcctgatgtggagctcgaattcatcaaaccgtaagatcatgacctgagccaaaactaagagtcagacacctaacctgactgagccacccaggcaccccaagcctggATGTTTAGAAGGAACCAACTATAACTTGGGATAGAGAGAAAAGCATTTAATACTTTGCTCAGTTCACAAACTCTATATCCATTTGACCTTAAAGTATGAGATAATTGAGTTCACTGTACTTGTATTATTAAGGACCCTTATAGAATATAGtgtaaatgaaatgtttaaaaagggaaatacaaGTTTACCCTTTTGATATATTTTGCCAAATTGCTCACTGAAAGGattgatttcatttctcttccaACAACATACCAGGCTTCCCCCACTCCTAAAAGTAGAGCCGTCCTATGAAAGCTTTAgccaaaatggcataaagcaggggcacctggcttgctcacTCAAAAGAGCATGgtactcttgatctctgggtcatgagttcaagccccacattgggtgtagagattacttaaaaatagataaataaataaataaataaatacactctaAGTCAAATTGgtgtaaagcaaagaagcaattaccattaatttacatggaaaaacTTTTCATCATTCCCAGACTCCCCCGCAATAACTTCTCTTAGGTTTTTCCAATATCTTAGAACACATCTTGCCAgtagatgcacaaaataaatggagacagagcacagagcatAGGTGCTCACAGGCACAGTTCAGAGCTGTGGCCAGTCATGCTGAGATGCTGGATGTGGATCTCAAGGAGTTAGGCAGGGCCTCTCTCGCTGCTCAGGTGCCCGCTGCTTGTACCATAACAGTCCGCTGCAAAACAAACGCTGAATGCTATTTTcgatttttatcttttgttttttgtttttgtttttgtttttgtttttgttttgtaaaagcGAAAATCCTCTTCGGATTTCTTTTGGTtgtgaaaacaggtactaatgtaggtcttctGTACAAGCAA is a genomic window of Panthera uncia isolate 11264 chromosome B2 unlocalized genomic scaffold, Puncia_PCG_1.0 HiC_scaffold_24, whole genome shotgun sequence containing:
- the BAG2 gene encoding BAG family molecular chaperone regulator 2 translates to MAQAKINAKANEGRFCRSSSMADRSSRLLESLDQLELRVEALREAATAVEQEKEILLEMIHSIQNSQDMRQISDGEREELNLTANRLMGRTLTVEVSVETIRNPQQQESLKHATRIIDEVVSKFLDDLGNAKSHLMSLYSACSSEVPSGPVDQKFQSIVIGCALEDQKKIKRRLETLLRNIENSDKAIKLLEHSKGAGSKTLQQNAEGKFN